The proteins below come from a single Tachypleus tridentatus isolate NWPU-2018 chromosome 13, ASM421037v1, whole genome shotgun sequence genomic window:
- the LOC143237653 gene encoding uncharacterized protein LOC143237653 isoform X1: MAGTYYLIALLVVLVVVTSILTEPTPLTTIRKQPKRENNHHEKQEKTQRNNRNKYFQKPGGSFFFTNVGPNSFEYRGMFEPGKSSIDFKNEFSSFFKELSDFPKLPSFEEFFNLNLPPSSTTTSAPNTTLSLFKFKFPFATNRPRSFTKNKSSLISKGPLIKSPIVTDIPRFITPIKTSKVKINSSSDRNGNNNSRLKGSKPEYGSKSPNIPNKEGRTFRNPTKRTNKSNFQENQGFRKDFQRKGPQSPYLPPEERIYDIPRRKTITPPPKSFSFESFKSKDRKRAGHQPNTILRRQGFLPPSEGEEYFPRYDIFKGKARIKEYPQIFSFNDERINIVEFDRDKKNGKIRGLRKTGVLDPDNVPRNKFLILHGGIFDENGPSQINFNANRDSFKSVQRDFYDIFTDDE; the protein is encoded by the exons ATGGCTGGAACATATTATTTG ATTGCGCTCCTAGTGGTACTGGTTGTGGTTACTAGCATTCTGACGGAGCCTACACCTCTTACGACTATTAGAAAACAACCAAAAAGAGAGAATAATCACCACGAGAAACAAGAAAAGACCCAGagaaataacagaaacaaatattttcagaaacctgGTGGTtcgtttttttttactaatgtaGGGCcaaacagttttgaatatcgtGGAATGTTTGAGCCAGGGAAAAGTTCAATTGATTTCAAGAACGAATTTAGCTCTTTTTTTAAAGAGTTGTCTGATTTTCCAAAGTTACCCAGTTTTGAAGAATTTTTCAACTTGAACTTGCCACCGTCTTCCACTACAACCTCTGCTCCTAATACCACGTTGAGTCTTTTTAAATTCAAGTTTCCATTTGCTACCAACCGTCCACGATCTTTTACGAAAAATAAATCTAGTTTAATTTCGAAAGGTCCACTTATCAAATCTCCTATAGTGACCGATATCCCACGATTTATCACACCTATTAAAACATCAAAAGTTAAGATCAATTCAAGTTCTGATAGAAATGGAAACAATAATTCCAGATTAAAAGGAAGTAAGCCAGAATATGGTAGCAAAAGCCCTAATATTCCAAACAAGGAAGGTCGCACATTTAGAAATCCAACAAAAAGAACCAATAAATCAAACTTTCAGGAAAACCAAGGTTTCAGAAAGGATTTTCAGAGAAAGGGACCACAATCACCTTACCTTCCTCCTGAAGAACGAATATACGATATTCCACGTAGAAAGACCATCACACCTCCACCTAAATCATTTAGTTTTGAAAGTTTCAAATCCAAGGATCGAAAACGAGCGGGACACCAGCCAAACACAATTCTTCGTCGACAAGGATTTCTTCCACCATCTGAAGGTGAGGAATATTTTCCTAGGTATGATATATTCAAGGGCAAAGCACGAATTAAGGAGTATCCCCAGATTTTCAGCTTTAATGACGAGCGAATAAACATTGTAGAGTTTGATCGAGATAAAAAAAACGGGAAGATCAGAGGGTTGAGAAAAACAGGCGTGTTGGATCCGGACAATGTTCCTCGgaataaatttttaattcttCATGGAGGTATTTTTGATGAAAATGGTCCCTCTCAAATAAACTTTAATGCTAATCGTGATTCTTTCAAATCTGTTCAACGagatttttatgatatatttacagATGATGAATAG
- the LOC143237653 gene encoding uncharacterized protein LOC143237653 isoform X2 has product MFEPGKSSIDFKNEFSSFFKELSDFPKLPSFEEFFNLNLPPSSTTTSAPNTTLSLFKFKFPFATNRPRSFTKNKSSLISKGPLIKSPIVTDIPRFITPIKTSKVKINSSSDRNGNNNSRLKGSKPEYGSKSPNIPNKEGRTFRNPTKRTNKSNFQENQGFRKDFQRKGPQSPYLPPEERIYDIPRRKTITPPPKSFSFESFKSKDRKRAGHQPNTILRRQGFLPPSEGEEYFPRYDIFKGKARIKEYPQIFSFNDERINIVEFDRDKKNGKIRGLRKTGVLDPDNVPRNKFLILHGGIFDENGPSQINFNANRDSFKSVQRDFYDIFTDDE; this is encoded by the coding sequence ATGTTTGAGCCAGGGAAAAGTTCAATTGATTTCAAGAACGAATTTAGCTCTTTTTTTAAAGAGTTGTCTGATTTTCCAAAGTTACCCAGTTTTGAAGAATTTTTCAACTTGAACTTGCCACCGTCTTCCACTACAACCTCTGCTCCTAATACCACGTTGAGTCTTTTTAAATTCAAGTTTCCATTTGCTACCAACCGTCCACGATCTTTTACGAAAAATAAATCTAGTTTAATTTCGAAAGGTCCACTTATCAAATCTCCTATAGTGACCGATATCCCACGATTTATCACACCTATTAAAACATCAAAAGTTAAGATCAATTCAAGTTCTGATAGAAATGGAAACAATAATTCCAGATTAAAAGGAAGTAAGCCAGAATATGGTAGCAAAAGCCCTAATATTCCAAACAAGGAAGGTCGCACATTTAGAAATCCAACAAAAAGAACCAATAAATCAAACTTTCAGGAAAACCAAGGTTTCAGAAAGGATTTTCAGAGAAAGGGACCACAATCACCTTACCTTCCTCCTGAAGAACGAATATACGATATTCCACGTAGAAAGACCATCACACCTCCACCTAAATCATTTAGTTTTGAAAGTTTCAAATCCAAGGATCGAAAACGAGCGGGACACCAGCCAAACACAATTCTTCGTCGACAAGGATTTCTTCCACCATCTGAAGGTGAGGAATATTTTCCTAGGTATGATATATTCAAGGGCAAAGCACGAATTAAGGAGTATCCCCAGATTTTCAGCTTTAATGACGAGCGAATAAACATTGTAGAGTTTGATCGAGATAAAAAAAACGGGAAGATCAGAGGGTTGAGAAAAACAGGCGTGTTGGATCCGGACAATGTTCCTCGgaataaatttttaattcttCATGGAGGTATTTTTGATGAAAATGGTCCCTCTCAAATAAACTTTAATGCTAATCGTGATTCTTTCAAATCTGTTCAACGagatttttatgatatatttacagATGATGAATAG